A window of Luteolibacter flavescens contains these coding sequences:
- a CDS encoding GAF domain-containing protein: MELPACSNTDRLEALRRYDILDSPKEEEFEKLVRLVTELFDVPIAAISFVDEHRQWFKAEVGLYCRETPLTCSICAHAVESGKELFVVRDASCDLRTTVNPAVTGSPHIRFYAGAVMRSPDGHALGTLLIVDRKPRELTEVEGRLLRTLARHVVLLVEARLGTSAAGN, from the coding sequence ATGGAACTCCCCGCTTGCTCGAATACCGACCGCCTGGAGGCGCTGCGCCGCTATGACATCCTCGATTCGCCGAAGGAGGAGGAATTCGAAAAGCTCGTCCGCCTGGTGACGGAGCTCTTCGATGTCCCGATCGCGGCCATCAGCTTCGTCGATGAGCACCGGCAGTGGTTCAAGGCGGAGGTGGGCCTCTATTGCAGGGAGACGCCGCTGACGTGCTCGATCTGCGCGCATGCCGTGGAGTCGGGGAAGGAGCTCTTCGTGGTGCGCGACGCGAGCTGCGACCTGCGCACGACGGTGAATCCCGCGGTGACCGGCTCGCCGCACATCCGCTTCTACGCCGGGGCGGTGATGCGTTCGCCGGACGGCCACGCGCTCGGCACGCTGCTCATCGTGGACCGCAAGCCCCGCGAGCTGACCGAGGTGGAGGGCCGCCTGCTCCGCACCCTCGCGCGCCACGTGGTGCTGCTCGTGGAGGCCCGGCTTGGTACATCTGCGGCGGGGAATTAG